The Brassica oleracea var. oleracea cultivar TO1000 chromosome C7, BOL, whole genome shotgun sequence sequence ATGCTCGCCGCGTGTTCAACGGGATGAAGGAGAGGGATGTGATTACATGGAGCACAATGATATCAGGGCTGGCGCAGAATGGTTATAGTCAAGAGGCGCTGAAGGTGTTTGAGTCCATGAAAGCTTCTGGGACCAAGCCGAATTACATTACCATCGTTGGGGTTCTCTTTGCTTGCAGCCACGCGGGACTACTTGAAGATGGTTGGTACTACTTCAGATCGATGAAGAAGCTTTACGGAATCGTTCCAGTGAGGGAACATTACGGTTGCATGATTGATCTGTTGGGAAAAGCTGGGAAGCTAGAAGATGCAGTGAAGTTGTTGAATGAAATGGAGTGTGAGCCGGATGCTGTGACGTGGAGAACACTTCTTGGTGCTTGTAGGGTTCAGGGGAACATGGTGCTAGCCGAATACGCAGCTAAAAAGGTCATAGAACTCGATCCAGACGACGCGGGGACTTACACGGTGTTGTCTAACATATACGCAAACTCTCAGAAGTGGGACAGTGTTGAAGAGATCAGGACACGGATGAGAGACAGAGGAATCAAGAAAGAACCTGGATGTAGCTGGATTGAAGTAAACAAAAAGATTCATGCTTTCATCATCGGAGACGAATCTCACCCTTTGATAGTTGAAGTCAAGGAGAAGCTGAAGCAATTGATTGATAGAATGATTGGCATTGGTTATGTCCCTGAGACAAACTTTGTGTTACAGGATCTTGAAGGAGAACAGATGGAGGATTCTCTTAGACATCACAGTGAGAAACTGGCTTTGGCCTTTGGATTGATGACGTTGCCTTTAGGGAAAGTGATTAGGATTAGAAAGAATCTGAGAATATGTGGGGACTGTCATGTGTTCTTCAAGCTCGCTTCAAAGCTAGAGAACCGCAGTGTGGTTATAAGAGATCCAATACGTTACCATCATTTTGAAGATGGAAAATGCTCATGTGGCGACTACTGGTGACAATCGGATGGCTTTATGTAACAATGTAATAGAGTGTAAGTTGATTAATGAATCATATATTCATATTCATCAATTTGATTACAGATTTTTGGAACTAATACAATTTTTTGGTATTTTTGTATTTGGGAATTATTTCACATGAATATGAGTCGAGTTAATGGGAAGACACTACTACTGCACATGGGTTTTGGATCATGCCATGTCTTTATAATATATGCTTAATCTCTCTTTATTATTTTTTATTTTTCTAAAATACAAAATCATTAAAATAGTCAAAAGTGTTCAAAGCTAAATGTTGCATCATGGAGACAAGATTTTTATGTCCAAAGTTGTCTAATCTCATTGTCTATTATTATTATGATTCACTATTACTTTCATGTGTACTTAAAAGTGCCATTGTACTGGCTTTACTCATATGAGACCTAATGGAACTCATAAATAAGTTGGTAATGATTTTGAACATTTGAAATATGAAAATCCATTGCTAATTGGTTTATAAAAGTATTCTATCCAAAATAATTTTTATATTCGTTAATTCATATTTTAAAATATGATTTATAAAAGTTTTCTCAAAATATTTTGGTGCTGTATTTGTTAAGACTAAAGTCTTTAAATCATATCTCTGTTAGATTTTTTTTTTATATCAAAAATCTCTGTTAGATAATATCAAAAGTTTATGAGAAATTAAGTGTATACAGATGTGATCATTTGTAAAATACGAACTTGCTTGTTAATTACTTTTCAGTTGCCACTAGCTGATTCTTCATTTTTAATTGTTTTAAAGCAACTTTTGATAATTATTCAGCTAAATATGCAAATTCATTGTTAGTTCAATTTGTCAGTAATTTGTTATATTATCTTATTTACCCCCTAAACAATGTTTATCTTAATTAATTAAATTTACTCAAATAAAGTGGAATGTTCTTCATAGTATCAAATTAGTTTGGTGAGTCTTTTAAATGCAAAGATAAAAATCTTAAAATCCTATCTCTTTTGGATTGTTTTAAAAGCTTTGACAATATACAATTTGTAAAATATGAACTTGCTTTTAATTACTTCCACTTGTACCTAATTTTTACTGCACTGTTATTATAGGCTTTGGAACTTATGAGGCCCAGTTTCGTAGGTCCTCCATGTCGCTGTTACACCACGTCGGCATTCTCATCCTTGAACTGACTGAACACATACATACCTTCCCACATCGGACGGTTAAGATTCCATAAGAATCTACAATCGGACGGCTCTCTATGCCTTTTCTAGACTCTTCTAAAAAGATGGAGACGATGATGAATCTTCTGGTTTACTATTTTACCTTCACTTTAATGTTTCTCTATCGTAATTTTTTTTGTTGAACTTATAATTAGTTATTTTTCGTTTTAAAATTTTGTTCTTCTTCTTTTGAAGTATACAGTATATAATTTCATTTGAACTCTTTACTGGTGGATCGCACGTCTTTCAATAGTGATCAATGGAGTACTAAGAAAATTACAGACAAATAATTAATTTATTTTCGCATCGTTTTGTAATCTTGAAGTTTGTGTACTCTTATTCCAAATAAATTTTAATTAATTTCAACACTATAAAATAAAAATTTAAAAATGTTTATTATGATTATCTATCAATCATATCAAGCAATAACTAGCATATAAAAATGAGTTTTACACTTAAGTTCACATTTAAATTTAAATTCCATCATAGGTTTAGCAAAAAAATTGTAGGTACAAAATAATTTGGAGGACTTGCTAAGAAAACAAAATAATAATACTCTAAAAACAAAGAAATAAGTAAAAACTACGGCAACACCAAATTCATAATAAATAAAACAAAAATGTCAGAAAAATTGAACTAAAGTAATAATGAGGATTAAAATAGAATAATGACGTGTGAGTAAGATAGATTTGTGATCAATCCCCTAATAAATAGGTTAGTAAAACATATTACCATGGTTAAGCGATTTAACCAGAGTGGAGATCAGAGTTAAAAAGCGTTCGTCTTCACAGAGTTGAAACCCAAGCAAAAGGAGACAGCCCCAAACACACACAGGGATCAGTGTTTCTCACTTGAGTTTGATTCTTTGCTTCCTTGCCTCCATTGAACCCTCTTCGAAGGATTCTCCTCCTATTCCTCCATGTGTTTCTCAGAGATGACGATGAGGATGATGCCTTCGAACTGACTTATTCTTCATTATTGCCACTGTTTCGTCTCTATTCTTCAGATCTTTGTGAGTTTTCTTCTTGTATACATGTTTGATTACCGTTATATATTCAAAGCTCATTGATTTTGCTTACACATAAAGTTTTTTGCTTTGTTGTGTTATATGATTTGTGTAAACTTTCGTAGATCAAGATCTGATCTCTGAACTGATGTGTTCTTAAAAGTTATTATCTTTGTGGAATCTATTTAAAGCTGTAAGATCGCTTTTGTTGTGTTATATGATTTGTGTAAGCTTTCTTGGATCATGATCTAATCTTTGGAGTGATGTCTAGAGATTTGAGATCGTTTTATACAGATCTGATATAGATTGGTGACATATAAAGGTGTGATCTTTTTTGTAGATATCTTCTCACAGTCGATCAAATAACATATGGCTTACCTGATGTAACGA is a genomic window containing:
- the LOC106301523 gene encoding pentatricopeptide repeat-containing protein At2g03880, mitochondrial; translated protein: MKSLTTKLKLLRPVLTSLCSYSSTDQTLLLNEFTRFCYQRDLPKALRAMDTLQSHGLWADSATYSELIKCCMSHRAVHEGNLVRRHLYFNGRQPMLFLANVLINMYVKFNLLTDAHNVFDEMPLRNVVSWTTMISAYSRSKQQQKALELLVSMLREGVRPNVYTYSSVLRSCKEMSDVRMLHCGIIKEGLESDVFVRSALIDVFAKLGEPEDALSVFDEMVTGDAIVWNSIIGGFAQNSKNDEALKLFKRMKIAGFTAEQATLTSVLRACTGLTLLELGMQAHVHIVKYDQDLILNNALVDMYCKCGSLEDARRVFNGMKERDVITWSTMISGLAQNGYSQEALKVFESMKASGTKPNYITIVGVLFACSHAGLLEDGWYYFRSMKKLYGIVPVREHYGCMIDLLGKAGKLEDAVKLLNEMECEPDAVTWRTLLGACRVQGNMVLAEYAAKKVIELDPDDAGTYTVLSNIYANSQKWDSVEEIRTRMRDRGIKKEPGCSWIEVNKKIHAFIIGDESHPLIVEVKEKLKQLIDRMIGIGYVPETNFVLQDLEGEQMEDSLRHHSEKLALAFGLMTLPLGKVIRIRKNLRICGDCHVFFKLASKLENRSVVIRDPIRYHHFEDGKCSCGDYW